TTGCTCAGCACCAGATACAGACCCTCGTCGTCGGTGCCAGCAGGGGCTTCTTTAATAGGTAGGCAGCAGCTCATCGTTCTTGTGCTGTACTGATTCATGACGATGGATGTGCATGCTTCCGTTTGATCGCAATGGATGACATGTCTTATGTATGTAGGACGTCCTCCAAAATCTGCAAGGGTGTCCCCAGCTTTTGCACAGCGTATATTGTTTCAAAGGATGGGTCGTCTTCGGTTTACGCTCCTGGATCAGGGATTGACGCGACCACTGGCTCTGGGGTACCGAAAGGCAACTCCAGCAGCTCCAGCACCGAAGTGTTTTCAGAGGATTCGTCCCTGGTATCAGGTATGCCGTCCCCAGTTGTCAACCTAACACCAAATATTTGCTCCGTTTTGATCTAAAACGCAAAGATAAGTTGGAGTTCCTTATCTCCCCTTCTCATTCATCATCTGAACGTTACTTGTTCTCTTGTCTCATCAGATCTGAATGACAACAGTTTAGGACAGGGTCTCTCTGGTTTTCCAAGCCTGCCACGCTCCAACTTGGCATCAGGGAATCTCCAAAGTACTGCATCTTCTGAAAGTCATGTCTCGTTTACTCTATATGATCATCTCACTGGAAGGGCAACAGTATACAACGACAATGACAGAATTGCTGAAAGCTCTATCGCAAGTAGATTGCGGGGTTCGGGCAAGGTGCCAACACAAGATAACTCACTGCGGCAGTTAATGCTTTCAGACAACAAGGTTAGTGGTGCAATTTCTTGGTTACTGACTGTATTTAAAATGATATGCGTGTCTTCACTCAAAAGTATTTAGACGTCCAACAGAAAGCTTCTGATCTGATACTTTTTTCCACACTAATCCAGTTAAATGGGCTACAGTACATTGCATGATAACGAGTTACTGTCAAGTTTACATGGGCCTAATGGTTCTTGAATTATTATAGATGCATTCCTTGATTTGGTAAATTAACTGTTGCTCCGGAAAAAAGGTGAATGAAACATGGTATGTCTTTGCAGATTGCATACTAACTCTTCTGAGACCATTCCAATGCAGGATGCTGTCAATACAGTGCAGTTTGATCTCGATACAGAGCTCGAAAAGCTGAGGCTTGAATTGAGAGAGATACGGGGGGCATACAAACTCGAGTCTGTCGATGCATCTCATCAGGCAAGTCAGTGGTATTGCTGCTGTCAGGTGGTTGAATTCAGCAGAAATGTTTAAATGATCTTACCTCTGATCCTTATTGATATCAGGTGGTTGAATTAGCTGCCGCAGAGGAGGTTATGCAGAAAAATAGGCTGCTGGCACAGACATCCAAAGACGCTGATAAGAAGCCGGGATTGGAGCAGCGCTCTGTACTTCAAGGCAACTCATACTTGACGTTCACATGGGAGGAGATTGATAACGCCACATCATCATTCTCAGAGTCACGCAAGATCGGAACTGGATCTAATGGAACAGTTTACAGGGGCCATCTCAATGACTTAGAAGTAGCAATAAAGGTCCTCCATTCTAATGACAAGACCAGTACCAAGCATTTCAACCAAGAGGTATTGCCTACATTTTGTGCTTCTTCTAGTAACACTGTATTTTAACTGACTTTTCATAGCATAGTGAAACTGTGTGCCATCTTGTGAAGGTCATTCATTTTGGTGAAAAGAGAAACAACCACTTGGATAGATAAGGTGGTGTTCCCGTATTTTTTGCTGAATGTTGCCTGTTTTGGCCTCTGTGTATTTCATTTAATTTTCTGAGAACCTGTCCATGTCTGATGTCTGTACTATTAAACGAGAATTTTTATCTCAAGTGAAGTTAGATGTTCAAATGTTTAAACAAGTGACTATTTCTGCAGCTCGAGGTTCTGAGCAGGATACGCCACCCACACCTGTTGATGCTCCTCGGAGCCTGTCCGGACAGGGGCTGCTTGGTGTACGAGTACATGGAGAACGGCAGCCTCGCGGACCGTCTGCAACGCATAAATGACACACCTCCAATCGCATGGTTCCACCGCTTCCGCATCGCCCAGGAAATCGTGTCAGCCCTTCTGTTCCTTCACAACACAAAGCCCAACCCGATCATCCACCGTGACCTGAAGCCTGAAAATGTGCTCCTCGACGCCAACCTAGTCAGCAAGATTGGCGATGTTGGCCTGTCAACACTAGTCCCACTGAAGGATACTCTGTCAAGCCTCACGGTGTACAAGAAGACCGGTGTGGCAGGCACACTGTTCTACCTAGACCCAGAGTACCAGAGAACTGGGCAGGTGTCCGTGAAGTCTGACACGTActcttttggcatggtgatccttCAGCTGCTGACGGCAAGGCCTCCGATTGGGCTGCCTGAAGTAGTGGAGCGAGCAGTGGAAGATGCTGAACTTTTGGGTGTGCTGGATGAGAGTGCAGGGAGCTGGCCCTTGAAAGAAGCGTATGATCTAGCTAACCTGGCCCTAAGCTGTCTAGAAATGCGGAGCAAGAGCCGGCCTGACCTCAGGAGCAAGGTGGCGGTAGAGCTGGAACGGCTGAATAATCTCGTGGCTGCTCTGTTTGAGCCAGTGCAGGCCGCGGCAGAGTTGCCCCAGCCGCCCAGCCACTTCATGTGCCCAATACTCAAGGTAACAAAAGAATGGATGTGTAACTGAGATTATGTATGTGTTCAATGTTCCGTTGATAGATAGATCATTTGATAAAAACAACACGCACGGATTTGTGACTGATAGTTTGTATGCTTGGTGCAGAGGATGATGAAGGACCCATGCATCGCCGCGGACGGGCACTCGTACGAGCGCAACGCGATGGAGATGTACCTGTGCGATATTGACGTGTCCCCAGTGACAAAAGCGCGGCTGCCTAACAAGACGCTGGTGCCTAACCTGCGGCTTCTGAGTGAGATCACGAACTGGAGGGCCCAGGCAGGCATTTGATTGAGGCTAATGGTAAATATAGTTAGTCTAAGTGCACATATCATCGGGGTCGGGGGGGGGAAGGTTAACCCATGGTATAGAAGAGGTAGTATAGCTGTTTTTGTCTCTATGGGTGTTAGTCTTGCCTGCCTTAGGCAGTGTTAGCCTCTGTGTAAAGTGAAGGAGCATTTTTTGCAACTATAATCACCATCCTGGGTAAGTAGTGGTGTTAGTCTCCAGGAGAGGATAATTGGATAAAACGGTGATTGAAAGGGCGATGATGCCTAGCTCGGCTCGTCGGTTTTGGGGTTTGCATTTGTGCAGTGCCAGGTTTATTCTTTGAGTTGGTTTACAATAGGATGACTCATGCAGAAATCTTTGTTGGCTTGGATGCTGAGGTTATGTTGTGGCAAtgtgaaaaaaaaaacagaggtTATGTCCAGGTAGTGCGATAGTGTCAGCATTGGAACTTGGATGGTCTTATTTGCTGGTTGTCATGTGAATCAAGATGTGATGAATGAAATTTTGGTACGAATGTACGCAAATGAATGTGATTGCAGCTGGGTAAAGGAAACGGCCCAGCACACCGAATATGTACAAAAGAAACAAAAGAGGGAATGAAAAAACTTCAGAACGCTTAATTTTTTGGAGATGCTAGAGAATAAATTGATAAATTGACTGCATCATCAGCAAGACCAAAGGATATATCAGACAACATTTCACACATAAGATATGTAAATACCAAACGATATATCGATTGCTCCGAAACCAGCTCGGATGGTCACAAGCACACGCTCGAATTAACAAACGACACCCTGACAGTAACATTTTGTTCTGCCAGAAGAAACTATGATAGAATGGCTGAGGTGATCGATCAAAATCATAATATCAAGCTTAACTGACACACTCGAATCTCTTAAAACTATTTATTTCCTAACTCTTAAGACGAtgaatgattttctagtttggggCGAAGAAGATCTCCGAGTCGAGCCTCTTGGACCGGAAGAGCTTCTCCATCTCCGGCGTCGTGTTGAACGCCGCTTCCAGCACCTCGGGCGAGATGGCCTTCCACACCGAGGTCTTCCCCGCAAGGTGGCTGAAGATCGGGCTGCACACACAAGCACACATAGTCGTTCAGCTCGATCACCGTGGAAATGAACAACACAAATGCAATGCCAACAACAACAATTAGCTTGCGTTTCTTACTTGGGGGTGGTAATGATGGAGAACCACTCCATGCCGGAGGCGTCGGCGATCTTGGACACGACGTGGAAGCGGGGCACGATGAAGAGGCTGCCGCCCTCGATGCGGGTCTCCAGGACGCGCTTGCCATCAGGGCCGACGACCTGCACGCGGCCGCTGCCGCGCACGATGTACGTCACCTGGTACGCCGAGTCGCAGGAGAACCCGGGCGAGCACATGGAGTGGGCGTCGATCCTCACAAGGTCAGCACCCAGCCCGACCTCCTTCACAAGCGGCAGGTTGGCGGTGTTGAGCACCACCACGCGGCCGCCGTTGGGGATGTCCACGTCCAGCTTGGCCTCCAGGCAGTTGAGCGCCATGTCCTTGCGGTCCTCGGGGACGGGCGCCGGGAGCTTCTGCCCCGCCGCGAGCTTGACGATGCCAGAGGCCGGCTGGCTGGAGACCAGCTTGGCCGCGTCGTCCTGCTTCAGGTCCCAGGCGCGGCCGACGAACTCCGTGGAGAAGCCCGTGAAGATGCCGCTGGAGCCGGTGAGCTGAAAGTTGGTGAACTGGCCGGGCCTATGGCCCTTAGAGGTGTCgccgaggaagaggacgacgagcTCGGTGGCTGACTCGCcggtgttgtgccaccaggtgccCACGCCGAAGGGGAGCGCCAGAGCGTCGCCCTCCTTCACCGCCACCACCTTCTCCTTGGTGGCCTCAGGCAGGACAATGCCGACGGTTCCCTTGCCTGTCAAAACCAGAAACGACAGTTAGATACACGTGCCAACGATTTAGTATGATAATTTACTGCAACGAATCAATTCTAAAACAGAAGAGATGTGAAACCAGTATTGATCAAAGTAGACGACATGACCGATCCATGTTGTGACTGCGCAATTTAAATACAGGCTGAGGCACAAGTTTTATGTGTTGATTTCAGATAACGATCACTTCAGTAAACCAATATCTAGCTCAGAACTACTGTTGTTATTAATTCCAGTTAAGTGATGTCCGATGCAGACAGATAACCTGACGCACATCGTGTAGTCAGACTGATAACTGAACTCCAATCTACTACGCAGTACATTCGATCTAACTTAACAGAATGAAACTGTCCATCTACGAACAAAATATCGAGTCCCCCAGAGACCAGCATCGAACAGTTTTGGTTATCGAACAAATAAATGTGGACTTTAGAACTGATCTTATCATGCAGTCGGCAGAAAATTGCGTAGCGACAGCTCTGTTCAAGTTGAATCTACTACTGCATTAGATTCAAATTACTGTATAGAGAATTTACTGGAGAAATCCGTGGCCATCTACGAACTACCAGCATCGAATACGAGTACTTCGGATCGAACGCACTCGAAACGGAACAACCAACCAACTATGCGCGAACGCGGAACGAGGGAATCGATGGGCAGCACGATGATACCTTG
This Lolium perenne isolate Kyuss_39 chromosome 1, Kyuss_2.0, whole genome shotgun sequence DNA region includes the following protein-coding sequences:
- the LOC127343205 gene encoding U-box domain-containing protein 35 isoform X1; this encodes MATQDGAGRAGAEAVPTVGLALSGSTSSANVLRWALAKFANNPAAPAAAAFRLIHVLTPVLAVPTQPPVGNYLPIDQVRPEIAEAYVQEVWVKAQKMLAGCKETCDENKVDAQVVLVNGNDVADTISNLVAQHQIQTLVVGASRGFFNRTSSKICKGVPSFCTAYIVSKDGSSSVYAPGSGIDATTGSGVPKGNSSSSSTEVFSEDSSLVSDLNDNSLGQGLSGFPSLPRSNLASGNLQSTASSESHVSFTLYDHLTGRATVYNDNDRIAESSIASRLRGSGKVPTQDNSLRQLMLSDNKDAVNTVQFDLDTELEKLRLELREIRGAYKLESVDASHQVVELAAAEEVMQKNRLLAQTSKDADKKPGLEQRSVLQGNSYLTFTWEEIDNATSSFSESRKIGTGSNGTVYRGHLNDLEVAIKVLHSNDKTSTKHFNQELEVLSRIRHPHLLMLLGACPDRGCLVYEYMENGSLADRLQRINDTPPIAWFHRFRIAQEIVSALLFLHNTKPNPIIHRDLKPENVLLDANLVSKIGDVGLSTLVPLKDTLSSLTVYKKTGVAGTLFYLDPEYQRTGQVSVKSDTYSFGMVILQLLTARPPIGLPEVVERAVEDAELLGVLDESAGSWPLKEAYDLANLALSCLEMRSKSRPDLRSKVAVELERLNNLVAALFEPVQAAAELPQPPSHFMCPILKRMMKDPCIAADGHSYERNAMEMYLCDIDVSPVTKARLPNKTLVPNLRLLSEITNWRAQAGI
- the LOC127343205 gene encoding U-box domain-containing protein 35 isoform X2; its protein translation is MATQDGAGRAGAEAVPTVGLALSGSTSSANVLRWALAKFANNPAAPAAAAFRLIHVLTPVLAVPTQLGNYLPIDQVRPEIAEAYVQEVWVKAQKMLAGCKETCDENKVDAQVVLVNGNDVADTISNLVAQHQIQTLVVGASRGFFNRTSSKICKGVPSFCTAYIVSKDGSSSVYAPGSGIDATTGSGVPKGNSSSSSTEVFSEDSSLVSDLNDNSLGQGLSGFPSLPRSNLASGNLQSTASSESHVSFTLYDHLTGRATVYNDNDRIAESSIASRLRGSGKVPTQDNSLRQLMLSDNKDAVNTVQFDLDTELEKLRLELREIRGAYKLESVDASHQVVELAAAEEVMQKNRLLAQTSKDADKKPGLEQRSVLQGNSYLTFTWEEIDNATSSFSESRKIGTGSNGTVYRGHLNDLEVAIKVLHSNDKTSTKHFNQELEVLSRIRHPHLLMLLGACPDRGCLVYEYMENGSLADRLQRINDTPPIAWFHRFRIAQEIVSALLFLHNTKPNPIIHRDLKPENVLLDANLVSKIGDVGLSTLVPLKDTLSSLTVYKKTGVAGTLFYLDPEYQRTGQVSVKSDTYSFGMVILQLLTARPPIGLPEVVERAVEDAELLGVLDESAGSWPLKEAYDLANLALSCLEMRSKSRPDLRSKVAVELERLNNLVAALFEPVQAAAELPQPPSHFMCPILKRMMKDPCIAADGHSYERNAMEMYLCDIDVSPVTKARLPNKTLVPNLRLLSEITNWRAQAGI
- the LOC127343195 gene encoding glutelin type-D 1; translated protein: MAVDLTPRQPTKAYGGEGGAYYEWSPAELPMLGVASIGAAKLSLAAGGMSLPSYSDSAKVAYVLQGKGTVGIVLPEATKEKVVAVKEGDALALPFGVGTWWHNTGESATELVVLFLGDTSKGHRPGQFTNFQLTGSSGIFTGFSTEFVGRAWDLKQDDAAKLVSSQPASGIVKLAAGQKLPAPVPEDRKDMALNCLEAKLDVDIPNGGRVVVLNTANLPLVKEVGLGADLVRIDAHSMCSPGFSCDSAYQVTYIVRGSGRVQVVGPDGKRVLETRIEGGSLFIVPRFHVVSKIADASGMEWFSIITTPNPIFSHLAGKTSVWKAISPEVLEAAFNTTPEMEKLFRSKRLDSEIFFAPN